The DNA region CCAAAAGCTTTAACATAGCGACATTAGAAAAACTAGCAGCGTGCATAAAGACATTTTTAGAAGTATGCTCTAAGGCACAAAGTGTGATGAAATAGGGCGTTGTATTGTTAGCATTAAGGGCTAATTTTTCATTATTATTAATATATTTGGCATTGACATTTGCACCCTTTTCTATGAGAAGTTTAGCGACTTCATCTTGATGAAATTCTAAGGCGTAAAAGAGTGGAGTTTTGCCAAAAGCGTTGGCGTGATTGACATTTGCACCTTTTTGGATTAAAAATTCTACATTTTGCTTATTTTCTAAAGCGTAAAAAATGGCACTTTCATAGCCTTCGTTTAAATCAAATCCAAATTTTAAAAGCATATTAATAATTTTAATATCTCTAGCATTTAAGAGGGCTGACCTTAAGGCGAGATTAAGCTCGGCAAGAGAAGGGCTATTTGCCATAATATATTGCTCTAAATGCACTTCGTCATAATTTTTATTTGCCATCATTTTAGCAAGAGTGCTGATATCTTTATGGATTTTACTCTCTCCAACAGCCCAGTTTAAAAATTCGTTTAAGGCATTGCTTGTGAAATAAATATTACTTCCTTTATCAAATTTAAAATTTCTTTCAAAATAAGCTTCTAAAGGCTCAATGGCTTTATTATATTCTTTCCAAAATTCTCTATAAAGTCTAAAATTTCCTATACTTTGATACGCCCAGTAGCGAAAATATGCCTTTAAAGCATTATTTCTCTCTTCTGTATCCTTTGCGTCTGCGAGTTTTTTTTGGTAGGTTTGGGGACTTAGGGCGATTTCTAAAAGCAAATATTGAAATTCTTTCAATTTATCAAAATAGCTAAGTCCTGAGCAAATGCTATTGTTTCCACGAATTTGATTAGAAAGCTCATAAAGCTTTTGTGTTATAGCTTGATTTTTAAGAGAAAATTCGCAAGTTTGAAGATTGTCAAGCAATTCTTTTTGATTTAAATCAATTTTTTGATTAAAAATTTTTGCCTTATTTTCTATAACAAATTCGCAATTTGCCAAGCCAAAACTTAGCAAAATTACACTTAAAAAAATTAAAATTTTCATTTTAACCCTTACAAAAGCTAGAGTTTTAGTCCTCTAGCTTGAAATTTTGTATCTCATTAAAATTAAGATATTTGTAAATATTTGCTTTGTTTGCGTCATTGAGTTTATCTTTGACGATTTGCAAATATTCTTCTTTATTGGGAATTTTACCTAAAATTGCACACACGGCTGCAAGTTCCGCGCTACCAAGATACACCTTAGCACCCATTCCCATTCTATTGTCAAAATTTCTCGTTGAAGTGGAGAAAACGACAGCACCATCATTAACCCTAGCTTGATTTCCCATACATAAGGAACAGCCCGGCACCTCTATCCTAGCACCTGCCGCACCAAAGATACTATAATAACCCTCGTTAATTAGTTGAGCCTTATCCATTTTAGTCGGTGGCACAACCCAAAGGCGTGTTTTAAGTATGCCTTTGTCTTTTAAAATTTCACCTAAAGCTCTATAATGCCCTATATTTGTCATACAAGAGCCAACAAAAACTTCATCGATATTTTGTGGGCGTTTAGGATCTTGCAAAATTTCACTTAAGGTCGCTACATCATCAGGGTCATTAGGACACGCCAAAATAGGCTCTTTAATCTCATTTAAATCGATTTCAAGCACATAAGCATATTTTGCGTCCTTATCTGCTCTTAAAAGAGTAGGATTTTTAAGCCACTCTTTCATTTTTTCCGCTCTTCTTTTAAGTGTGTCTCGATTTTCATATCCAGCTTTAATCATTGCTTCTATAAGGCTTATATTTGATTTAATATATTCGCTCACGCTTGCTTCATTTAAATCCACACAGCAAGCCGCCGCACTTCTTTCAGCTGAAGCGTCGCTTAATTCAAAGGCTTGTTCGACTTTTAAATCTGGTAAGCCTTCAATTTCTAAAATTTTACCGGCAAAAATGTTCTTTTTATTTTGCTTTTCTACGCTTAATTTTCCGTCCTTAATCGCATAATAGGGGATAGCATTAACTAAATCTCTTAGGGTAACTCCGGGTTGTAACTCTCCACGAAAGCGCACCAAAACACTTTCAGGCACATTTAAAGGCATAGCGCCCGTTACCGCCGCAAAGGCTACAAGCCCACTTCCTGCTGGGAAAGAAATGCCGATAGGAAAACGCGTATGCGAGTCTCCGCCTGTTCCCACGCTATCAGGTAAAACAAAGCGGTTAAGCCAAGAGTGGATAACGCCGTCTCCAGGCTTTAAGCTCACGCCTCCACGACTTGTGATGAAATTTGGTAGGGTTTTGTGGAGCTTAGAATCGCTTATTTTAGGATAAGCTGCTGTATGGCAAAAGCTTTGCATTACAAAATCTGCATTAAAGCCAAGACTAGCAAGCTCCTTAATCTCATCTCTTGTCATCGGTCCTGTGGTATCTTGTGAGCCAACCGTCAAAGTCATAGGCTCTATATACATACCAGCTCTCACGCCCTCAACGCCACAAGCACGCCCTAGCATTTTTTGTGCTAGAGTGTAGCCTCCCTCGCTTACTTTTGGCTGCTCTGGTTTGATGAAAATATTTTCATTTTCAAGCTTTAAAAATTCTCTCGCCTTAGCACAAAGCCCACGCCCTATGATAAGAGGGATTCTTCCACCTGCTCTTACTTCATCGATGATGGTATTGGGGCTTAGTTTAAATTCGCTAATAACCGAGCCATTTTTAATAATTTTACCCTCATAAGTATGAATTTCAAACTCATCGCCCATTTCGAGCTGACTTACATCGCAAACGATAGGTAAAGCTCCGCTATCTTGAGCGGTATTAAAGAAAATTGGTGCTATGGTTGAGCCTAGTATGATGCCCCCACTATGTTTATTTGGCACACCTTTAATCTCTTTTCCTAAATGCCATTGTATGGAATTGATAGCAGATTTCCTACTTGAGCCTGTGCCGACTACATCGCCGACATAAACGACTTCGCGACCGCTTTTTTTAATCTCTTTTATTTTTTCTAAAGAACCGGCTTGTCTTACTTTTAGCATAGCATTAGCGTGGAGTGGGATATCGCTTCTTGTAAAAGCATCGCCAGCGGGACTTAAGTCGTCCGTATTTGTTTCTCCAGCGACCTTAAAAACTATGCATTTGATTACTTCAGGGAGTTTTTCTTTTTTTAAAAACCACTCCGCATTTGCCCAGCTTTGTAAAATTTCTTTAGCATAAGCATTAGTTTGGCTTAATTCTGCTATGGTATGGAAATCATCGTGGATAAAGATGATATTTTTAAGCACATCAGCGGCTTCTTTTGCTAAAGTTTCATTTTTTAAAGCTTCGATTAAAACTTTGACATTATAGCCACCTAGCATAGTTTCTAGCATTTTAAGGGCGCGTTTTTTATCGATTTTAGGGGCGTTAATTTGTCCTTTTAAAATTTGATCTAAAAATTCGCATTTGACTAAAGCAGCATCATCAACGCCAGGATTGACTCTTTCTTCTAAAAGTGTAGCTAAAAACTCATCATCACTTGTTTTAAGCAGCTCACAAAGGGCTTTTGTTTGTTCTACGCTTAAAGCTAAAGGTGGAATGCCAAAAGTCGCTCTTTCTTTAACTAGAGCATCATATTCTTCTATAAAAGACATCGCTTCTCCTTAATAATTTTTTAGTTGCAATTTTAACATTTATAAAGATAAAAAATATTTAAATTTTATTTATAAATTGCCTTTTGTTACTTATTGATACAAGAAAATAAAAAAATTAAAATAATTTATTTTCCTCCTCCTCTTTTTTGCTAAAAAGCTCGAGAAATTTTTGAGTATTTTGTAGCAAAATGAGGCAGTAGGTAAAGTCTTTAAAATGTTTCAAATCTTCTAGTTTGTTATAAGAATAATCGCAAAAAAGCGAATTGCACAAAGCGTTTTTAAAGCCTTTTATACCCTTTGCTTTTTTCTTCCAAAAATCAAAATTTTCTTCATTAAAAACGACAATAAAGGCTTTTCTAGCTTTGCCAAATTCCGTGATTTCGAAGCTTTCATTAATAAAATAAATTTGATAAGAAATATTTTTTTTAAAATCAAACGCTATTTTTCTCCCATTGTTTTCCAAAAGGTTAAGCCACTTAACAAAAATATTAATATAAAAAAAAGCGATAGGTAAATTTTTATACAAATTCCCTTTATAAACAAAAGTGCTAAAAAATAAGGAGCTACTTTTTTGAAGCTCAAAACTATCATCACAAAGCGTTTTATAATCACCGCAAAGTTTCAAAAGATAAGCCGTATCATCAAGGCAAAAAAGCGTATTATTTTTAGCATTTTTAATAAGGTCGAAATCTAAAAAAACATTTGCATTAAGTTGTTGAATATTAAAAATTTTAGCAAATTCTAATGCTATTTTGTCGCAAAAAATGAATTGTAAATTCTTTTCCTCACTTAAAAAACGCAACAACCTCAAAAGTGCCTTTGTCAAATTCTCGCACAAAAGATAAAAGACATCTTTATCTTCGGCGATAATTTGCTTTTCGCTCACTACGACAAAAGCTCCCTTTTTTACCGCCTCTTTTAATTCTTCCTCATCGTTTGAAAAAAAGGCGTAGCCAGGCTTTAAGCTTTGCAAATTAAGAGCAAAACCACCCACACTGAGCATACTACCTTCATTTAGCACTTTTGCGTTTAAAAGTTCGCTTAAATTTGAAATTTTCATTAGCCTATTAAAGAGCCATTTTCTACAAGTCCATTGGGACTAATTAGCACAAGTTTATCGCCACTTTTGGCTGAAAGTATCATACCATCACTTTCATAGCCAAAAATTTTTGCCTTTTTAAGATTGGATATGAGACATACTTGCTTACCTATAAGCTCTTCTGGTTTGTAAAATTTCGCTATGCCTGAAAGGACCTGTCTTGTTTCGCCATTTTCAAGCTCAAGTATGAATTTAAGCAATTTTTCACTCCCTTCAATCCTTTCGCATTGTTTTACCAAGGCGACCTTAAGCTCTATTTTGGCAAAATCTTCAATTTTAATTTTAGGGCTTTCATCTTTTTTTAATTCTTCTTTGACGGAACTTAAAAGTGGCTTTTCTATCTTTGGAAATAAAGCCTCGCAAGCATTTGCTTTAAAATTTAAAAGCTCATCGTTTAAAATGAGTTTTTGATAATTTTGCAAAGTGATGTCGAAACTAAGAGCTTTAGCTACCTTTTGTGTGCTTTTAGGCAGGGCAGGGTGCAAGAGTAAGCTAACCTTAGCTAAAATATTCGCACATAGAGAAACTAGAGCATTTGCCTCGCTTGTTTCATTGTTTTTTATCAAATTCCAAGGCTCATATTTGCTTATGCTTAAATTTGCTACACTCAAAGCCTTAAAAAGCTCTTCTAAATAGCGATTGAATTGAAAATTTTCTATGAATTCTAGGGCATTTTGAAGATGTAAATTTGCTTCCTTTAACTCTGCTTTATAAAAATTTAAAACTTCATCTTGCAAAATATTGCCATTTGAGTATTTAAGACTCATTCCTATAATGCGGTTTAATAAATTGCCAAATTCATTACTAAGCTCGGCATTAATGCGGTTTATAAGCATTGTTTCGCTAAAGTCCCCATCATTTCCAAAAGGCACTTCTCTTAATAAAAAATAACGAAAAGCCTCCAAACCATAGGCATCTGCTATGATTTTTGGATAGAGGGCATTACCTTTTGACTTGCTCATTTTTTTTCCGTCCCTAGTCCACCAGCCGTGTGCGGCGATGTGTTTTGGTAAGGGTAAATCAGCACTCATTAAAAAAGCAGGAAAATAAATCGCGTGAAAACGCAAGATATCTTTACCCACTAAATGCACAAAAGCGGGTAAAAAGCCTAAATTTTCGCTTTTTTCATCAAGTTCTAGTGAGCTAATGTAAATAAACAAAGCATCAAGCCATACATAAATGATATGCTTATCATCGTTTAAATTTGACGGAATTTTAATCCCCCACTCAAAGCTTGTGCGTGTGATAGAAAGGTCTTTAAGTCCATTTTCTATAAAATTGACAAGTTCTGCCTTTTTATTTTTAGGCACTATGGGTTCGCTTTCATACCATTTTAAAATGTCTTTTTCATATTTTGAAAGCCTGAAGAAATAGCTTTCTTCCTTCAAAAGTTTCGTTTCTTTTCCGCAATCAGGACAACCGCATTGCGAGATGAGTTGAGACTGCGTAAAAAAACTTTCGCAAGAAACGCAGTAATATCCTTCATATTCACCCTTATAAATGTCGCCTTTTTCCCACATTTTCAAAAAAATTTGTTTGACAAATTTAATATGCCTTTCATCTGTGGTGCGTGCGTAAATATCATAGCTTATCTCAAATTCGTCCCAGAGTTTTTTAAATTCAAGACTGATTTTATCGGCGTATTCTTTAGGGCTGTGATTTTTATTTTTAGCGGCTTGTTCGATTTTTTGTCCGTGTTCATCGGTGCCTGTTAAAAAGAGCGTTTTATGTCCGCTAAGTCTATAAAAGCGTGCTAAAGTATCGGCAATAATGGTCGTATAAGCGTGTCCTAAATGAGGGACATCATTGACATAATAAATCGGTGTGGTAATATAACGCATTTTACTCCTTTAAAATTCAAATCCGCCTTCGGTTTTACCCTTAGACATACTATTATAAACGGCATCTACATAGTTTTTTCGTGTAGTGCAACTAAAAATTTCTTCACATTGATAGCAGGAATTTAGTCCTCTATCATTTTGACATTTTTGCAAAATGTCTTTTTTGAACCTCATATCTTCTTCAAATTGATCAGCCATTATATGCCTTTAAAAGCTTATTGATTTCATACTCGCTACCGAAAAAACAAGGACTAGTAGCGTGAATTTTATCAAATTCAAGCTCAAGCAAAGAGGCGTTTTGTCCGTTTGTAGTCGCTCCTCCAGCTTTTTCTATGATGAAAGCAAGGGGGAAAATTTCAAAAAAGGCTCTTAATTTTCCATTTGGAGCATCTTTTGTGGCAGGGTAGCTAAAAAGCCCTCCGCCCTTAAGTAAAATTTGATGAATATCGCTTACCATAGCACCGCTATATCGTAATCTATATCCTTCTTCAAAAAGCTCTTTAATGAAATTTGCGTGTTTATTGTCCCAAAATTTTTGCGTGCCACCGGTAGCGTTGATTTTGCCTTTTTCAGCCATTTTAAGCTCTTTGACAAAGTCAAATTTACCCCCCTCATTTAAACGATACAATTTAACTTCCTCACCCTCGCAGCAAACAAGCTCAAGTCTCGCTCCATAAATGCTATAAAGTGCCGCTTTTAAATTTTTAGGCGAAACTTCCTCTTTATAAATAGCAAAAATAGAGCCTATGGCAAAATTTACATCCATCAAAGAAGAGCCATCAAGTGGGTCGTAAGCAACGATAAATTGGGCATTTTCATTGAATTTTAAAATTTCTTCTTTTTCTTCGCTAATGAGAGCTTTTAAAGCTTTGCTTTTGCTTAAATGATGGGTAATGATTTCATCACTTAAGACATCAAATTTAAGCTGAGTGTCGCCGCTTGAGTTTTTTTCCTCGCTGTATGAAGTGTCTGGAAACTTAAGAGCGTTTGAAATGTCTATCACGGCTTCTTGTATGAGTTTAACGAGTTCTTGCATCAAATTCTCCTTTTAAGGCATTGTTAAGTATGAAGGAAGCGATTTGCTCTAGGTCATTTAAATCAAGCCAAATAAGGCTTTTGTGAGAAATTTTTTCATAGCTAGCCACTGCATTTGAGTGGGCGAAATAATTCTCGTCAATATCCTTATAAAAAACGCTAATTCTAGGTAAATCAAGCTCTTTAAGTCCCTCAATGAGACACAAATCAAATTCCACAAGCTTTAAGGCTTCGAAAATATCCCTTTTCTTGTGAGAGAAAAGGATTGTTTTTGTTGGGCTTAAGATGATGGTCTCAGCACCACTTTGAAAGAATTTAAAGCTATCTTTGCCCTCTTTATCAAAATTTGCTTTATCGGCTGGATCGTGCTTAATAACGAGAACCTTTAAGCCTTTTTGCATAAAGTGCCGTGTTAATTTTTCTATAAGCGTAGTTTTACCAGAATTTGATGGACCGCTAAAAGCCATAATAAGTTGCTTCATATATACTTCTTTAAAAATTTTACAAAATTATATCTTTTTAAAGCAAAAAATTTATAATAATGAGATTTTTTTAAAGGATAAGTTGATGAAAAATATAATTTTAATTTTTGCTTTGTTTTTAACTTCTTGCGTAAGTAAAAATGAGGTGCAAAAAGATGTCGATTTAAAAACACAAACATTAATGTTCGCACAAAAACATAAAATTAGCATTGATGAATTAAATATTGTAGCGACCTTGAGTTATCTTAATCCCACCTTAGATGAGGAGAGCGAAAGGGATATTTTTATTTTATCTTTCACGCCCCATTTGTTAGAATTTCATAGTTTAAAAGTTTTTATTAATCATAGAGAGGCACAAGTTGAGGCACTTAAAACAAATGATGAGCTTTTGAAATATCTTATTAATAATAGCTATACGAAATATTTTAAGGTTTATTTACCTAGCTTTAAAAAAGAAAATTTTCTTAAAGCTAGGGTTTGTTCGCTAGAGTTTGCGTGTTTTGAATTAGATTTTCAAAGATATCCGAAATCTTTATATTATCGTTCAGAAGATGTCGATACGCAATATAATTAGCCAAAACTTTTTTTCCATAAATTCGCGTTTCTTGGTAAGGCACAAGCTCCATCGATAAAAAAGGCTCAAATTTCCCTTCTTTAAACATATCGTTTCTTTTTAAAAGTCTGCTTGTGAAACCTATGCCTGCATTATAGGCGTAAAAAACATAAAGTGGTGAATTAAGATGTTTTTCTAAATAATTAAGATGATGATTGGCAAATAAATAAGCAATTTCTGGCTTAAACATAAAATCTTGGTCAAAATTTGCAATTTTAAGCTCCTTATGACCGATGTGATTTGCTAAAAATGGCATAAATTGCATAACGCCGAGTGCGTAAGAAGTCGAAATCGCCGTAGGGATAAAGCGACTTTCTTGTCTGGCTATGGCTAAAATAAGGGCTTGTCTTTTTGCTTCATAATCTTTTATGTATTCATAATAAGGCATAATAAAATAGTTTTTTTTGTCGCTTTTTTCTTTGATTAAAGCGTAAATAGGCAAGGTGCTTTCTGTTTTAAAATGCTTTTCTAGCTTTTTTAGCTCATTTGAGTTGGCATCTCTTATCTTTCTAGCAAGATTTTGCCAAGCAAAAGGATCGCTCATATCAAAATCGCTTTTTTTCTTAGGAGCTTTCAATACTTTAAGCTCGATAAAAGGTGCGTTAGTAAGCTCTCTGGCATAAAGGCTATAAATGTTTAAAGATTGACTTTTGGCTAGTTCTTTTAGATGCTTTTCATCTTTTTTAATAAGCCACAGCCAAAAAAGAGCATTGTCTTTATTTGCCTTCACTTTAAAGCTTTCGTAAGCATTTTTAAAAAATTCATAAGCCAAATCTTCTTCTTCAAAAATAAGCGCATTAACTCCTAGATAAAAAGCACTATCTTCACTTACAAGGGTAGCATTGACATCTAAAAGCGACTCGGCAAATTTGGCATTTTCTTTTTTGATGATGATATTTTGTGCGAAATTTTTAAAATTTTCGTGCGTGGCAAGCTTATTAACAAATTTTTCATTGAGATTAAAATCCGCTTTTTTAGAATAATTAAAATATTTAAAAAAAGCATTTGTGTCTTCATTTTTAATAATATAACTCATAGGATTTTTTTCATTAAAGGCAAGAAGTAATGTGTTAAAATTTGGTAAATTTTTTGCAAGGATTTGCCTTGTATCTGGCGTAAGAGAGGCGATGAAAGCAAGGGAATTTAAACGCACACTTTGACAGCTAGTATTTGCATCTAGTATATTTTCTTTTGTGTAGGTGTAGCATTTTGCATATTTTGAATTAACATAAGGTTTTATAGGAGCGAGTTTATCAAGCTCCTTTTTTAAAGAACCGACATAGCGAAAAATGTGAGTATGCAAATTTTTCGCCTCTTTTTTATCTAGAGCATCATTTTGCAAAAGTCTATAAATATAATAATCTTTAGCTATGGAATTTTCATATTTTTTAAGGGTTTCTAGCTCGTAGGGAGCAGCATTTAAAAAACACAATGTAAAGATGAGTAAAATAAGCTTTTTCATCGCATAAATCCTACAATTAAATTGCCTAAAAGACTATTAGCAAACCATAATGCTAAAATAATAATTAAGGGTGCGAGATCTATACTTCCTATACGCGTTGGAATTTTGCTTACTAAACGATAGGCAGGAGCGCTAAGTTTGTATAAAATTTGCACGATGGGATTATAAGGGTCTGGGTTGACCCAGCTAAGTAAAGCACTAATCACAATCACCCAAGTGTAAATATTAATTAAAAATTGCAAAAGTTGTATGAAACTAATGATTAAAAAATCCATTTTAAGCCTTTCTAGCAAGTTCTTTTATAAAGGGTTTAAGATGAGGATAAAGCTCATTAAGCTCGGGTCCGTGTGTGCTACCCGTTAGCACTATCCTTAAAGGCATAAAAAAATTTTTGCCTTTTAAGCCACTTAGTTTTATTAATTCTTGTTTAAATTCCTCATAGCTCTCTTTTAGCTCACATTTTTCTAAAGCTTCTTTTAAAATAAGGCTTTCTTTCTCAAATTCCTTATAATCTTTTGGACCAAAAATAGCATTTAATTTTTCCTTAAGCTCGACTAAGGTGCTAGCCTCTTGAGTATAAAATTTCGCCAAAGGGGCTAAATTTTTATCCGTTTTTAAGAGAGCATTTAAGCTTGTATCGTCAAGTTTTTTAATATGTTCTCTATTAAGTTGCAAGAGCTTTTTTAAATCAAATCTCGCTGGAGCTTTAGAAAGCTTAGTTAAATCAAACCACAAAATCGCCTCATCAAGAGTAAAAATTTCACAAGGCGTTTTATTGCCAAGTAATAATAAATAATTTGCCACCGCACTCGGTAAAATCCCGCTTTCTAAAAGCCACTTTACGCTAGAGTGCGCTTCTCTTTTACTCATTTTTTGTCCCTCTTCATTAAGGATAATGGGCAAATGCGCGTAAGTCATAGGCTTTTCATAATTTAAACTCGCACGGATATGCTCTTGTTTGGGAGTGTTAGAAACATGGTCTTCACCTCTTATAATACAAGAAACCCCCTCAAGCATATCATCAACCGCACAAGCAAAATTATAAGTGGGAGTTTTATCCGCTCTCATAATGACAAAACTATCGATATTTTCAGGCTCAAAGCAAAGCTCTCCTTTGATAAAATCTTTAAATCTCATCGCTTTTTCTGGCTTTTTAAGGCGTATAACAAAGGGCTTTTCGTTTTCTAAAACATCGCTATCTTGCAAATTTTCACAAGTTCCATCATAGCGGTAAGGTTTATTTTGTGCCTTAGCAGCTTCTTTTTTAGCGTTTAATTCTTCTTCCGTGCAAAAACAAGCAAAAGCCCTTTTTTCACTCACTAGTTTTAAAGCCATTTGTCTATGAAATTTCAAATTTTCACTTTGCACATAATAATGCTGCCACGAAATGCCAAAAAGTTTTAAAATTTCCTTAATTTCCTCTTCTTTCCCTGCGATATTTCTAGCCTTATCTGTATCTTCTATGCGTAAGATAAAGTCCGTTTTCTCTTGCTTAGAGCAAATGTAATTAATCAAAGCCGCCCTTAAATTCCCTATGTGCATATCTCCAGTAGGAGAGGGTGCGAAACGATACATTTTATAACCTTATTGTGTATTTGAGTGGGGATTATAGCAAAAAAGTTTATATGGATATTTAATTTTAGCTTGTTATAATTCGCATTTTATTTTGGAGGGCTTAATGATATTTTTGATTTTTTCTTTTGGTGTAACTTTAATCTTTGGCTTGGCAAATATTTATATTTACAAAAGATTAGTGCTAAAATTCATCACGCTTAAATATTTAAGGCGACTTTTTGCCTTGATACTTTTCGCTCTTTTTTTAGTGCAAGGCTTTTTTATGGTTTTTCGCTCAAGCGAGTATTTAAATGACGCTTGGTATAGCTTTTTTGCTTCTTTGTATGCGCCGACTTATTGCTTTTTCTTTGTAACTTTACTTTTGGATTTTTTAAGATTTATGTTGGCACTTTTGGGTAAAAGTTTTATGAAAATTGCCTCTTTTCTTAAAGTG from Campylobacter upsaliensis includes:
- the gltX gene encoding glutamate--tRNA ligase: MYRFAPSPTGDMHIGNLRAALINYICSKQEKTDFILRIEDTDKARNIAGKEEEIKEILKLFGISWQHYYVQSENLKFHRQMALKLVSEKRAFACFCTEEELNAKKEAAKAQNKPYRYDGTCENLQDSDVLENEKPFVIRLKKPEKAMRFKDFIKGELCFEPENIDSFVIMRADKTPTYNFACAVDDMLEGVSCIIRGEDHVSNTPKQEHIRASLNYEKPMTYAHLPIILNEEGQKMSKREAHSSVKWLLESGILPSAVANYLLLLGNKTPCEIFTLDEAILWFDLTKLSKAPARFDLKKLLQLNREHIKKLDDTSLNALLKTDKNLAPLAKFYTQEASTLVELKEKLNAIFGPKDYKEFEKESLILKEALEKCELKESYEEFKQELIKLSGLKGKNFFMPLRIVLTGSTHGPELNELYPHLKPFIKELARKA